The Paenibacillus uliginis N3/975 genome has a window encoding:
- a CDS encoding Cof-type HAD-IIB family hydrolase — translation MDKKLVFFDIDGTLLDYDKKVPLSTKEAIHELKANGHEVAIATGRPPFLFKELREELGIDSYVSLNGQYVVYKGNLVYSNPIPPEVLHSLNEYAVSLDQPIIYTSEENTKMNMTYHKRVEASYAPHKLPIPECDPDYYLGRHIYQAALFCTKEEETSYIVKFDDLLRLVRWDEVGVDVIPNGGSKAAGIEKFIQHLGYKREEVIAFGDNLNDLEMLQFVGHGVAMGNADSVVKEVARYVTKDVDQDGIMHGLRQLGLLSVDSAVV, via the coding sequence ATGGACAAAAAACTAGTTTTTTTTGATATAGACGGGACTCTATTGGACTATGATAAAAAGGTGCCCTTGTCAACAAAGGAAGCGATTCATGAATTAAAGGCAAACGGACATGAGGTTGCAATTGCGACGGGGCGGCCTCCGTTTCTGTTTAAGGAGCTACGGGAAGAGCTAGGTATCGATTCTTATGTCAGCTTAAACGGTCAGTATGTTGTTTATAAAGGAAACCTGGTTTACAGCAATCCGATCCCGCCTGAGGTTCTTCATTCACTTAATGAATATGCTGTAAGCTTGGATCAACCGATCATTTATACCAGTGAAGAAAATACGAAAATGAACATGACTTACCATAAGCGCGTTGAAGCCAGCTATGCCCCACATAAATTACCTATACCGGAATGTGATCCCGACTACTATTTGGGCAGACATATTTATCAGGCGGCTCTCTTTTGTACTAAAGAGGAAGAGACATCATATATCGTGAAATTCGATGATCTGCTCCGGCTTGTGCGGTGGGATGAAGTGGGCGTTGACGTAATTCCGAACGGAGGCTCCAAAGCAGCTGGAATCGAGAAGTTTATTCAGCATCTCGGTTATAAGCGAGAAGAGGTTATTGCTTTCGGAGACAATCTGAACGATCTGGAAATGCTGCAATTCGTCGGCCATGGTGTGGCAATGGGAAACGCGGACTCCGTAGTCAAGGAAGTAGCCAGATATGTAACAAAGGATGTCGATCAGGACGGCATTATGCATGGACTCCGGCAGCTCGGTTTACTGTCCGTTGACAGCGCCGTAGTATAG
- a CDS encoding MmcQ/YjbR family DNA-binding protein — protein sequence MHSHLITYCLAKKGAAEDYPFGPSPLVMKVGGKMFALISKPEENGFTHIALKCDPEIAENLREQHAAVQPGYHLNKKHWNTIICDGSLTNSDMQDMIDHSYELVFKSLPKSMRDSISAVI from the coding sequence GTGCACAGCCATCTAATAACATACTGTTTAGCCAAAAAAGGAGCTGCAGAAGACTACCCATTCGGTCCATCTCCGCTCGTCATGAAGGTCGGGGGTAAAATGTTTGCACTGATCTCCAAACCTGAAGAGAACGGGTTTACCCATATAGCATTAAAGTGTGATCCGGAAATCGCTGAGAATCTTCGGGAACAGCATGCTGCCGTTCAGCCCGGCTATCATTTGAACAAGAAACATTGGAACACTATCATCTGTGACGGCTCCTTAACGAATTCAGATATGCAGGATATGATTGATCACTCCTACGAGCTGGTTTTTAAAAGTCTTCCAAAATCTATGCGAGATTCGATTAGTGCGGTGATTTAA